In the genome of Polyangia bacterium, the window GCGCACCATTTGCATGTATGTCTGGCTGGTCTGACACTGTCCTGTCCCGAAATAAGATCGAACACCCGCCACAGATGCTCCTCCAAGCGGCACCATCCGATCCAAACAGTCGCTTTTGATCGGGAGCGCATATCGCTCGCCGGATACCGGGCTAGCGGACGATCGAGACTGGGATCTGGTTGGCAATGTTGAGCAGTATCGATTGCAGTTGCGTACTGTCAGGCGTGTTGTAAGGCTGTCCGAAACCACGCACCAATGATGCACCATACGCGATCCCTGCTGGCGAGGCACCAAAGAGCACGGTGAAAATACTGATGTTGTTGCTCGCTGCGAGATCGGCCATATCACGCCCGTGCTGGGCGGCATGCCGCGCGCAGTTGCAAAGAGCGCTTCCGTCGTTGCACGCCAGTCCGTCAGCGCAGTTGCTTCCCTGAGCGTTCGAACAACACGCTGGTCCGCCGTCGGTCAGCAACACGATCGCCCGCGTGCCGTCGTTCTGAAACTGCTGGTTGGTTAGGCTGCCGATGGCCCGTTCGATACCGGCGCCTTGATCCGTGCCGCCGTAGAAGCCCGCATCGCCATTTTCGTTTTCGTTGAGTCCGTTGCAGAACGGCATCCAGGGATGGTTCGGCCAGTTGACGATCGCCAACCATTTGGGATCGGCATTCGCTTTGCTGCAAATAGCCAGTCCGGATTTCTTGTTCACGTTCAACGACGACAAGCCGTCGCCGTTCCATTGAACGCGAATTCCCGAATAGTTGTTGCGCAGGTTCTGCAGAGGACTCACCGCCCAGGACTTCGAGATGAAGACATCCAATCCCACCTGGTCGCTGGGTATGCCGAGTTGGTAGAGCGCATCCAGCATCGCGACGGTCGCCTTGACGGCGTTGTCGATCGGACAGCCGGACGACGAGCATGACGGGTACCCGCACGTACCTCCATTGCACGAGTAGTACGGCTGCGTGCAGTCGGAGTCCGAACGGCAGGAGACGCCATTGAAGGCGAACGAGTTGTAAAGGAAGCTGCCCGTGACATCCAACTCCATCACGATGTTGCGAACGCGATAAGCCGCCACGCTACTGCGGGTCACCGAAGCTTGAGAGAATCCCAGCACCCGTCCGAACGCCAAGCTGACGTTCCCGGCGGCGGCGGTCGGGTCGACACTGCCGCCGCTGACCATCACGGCGTTGGCCGGCACCGTGTTCGCAACGAAGCTGTGGCCGACGAAATCCCAACCGCCGAAGGTCACATTGGCGTCCCGCAAGACGAGCGGCTTGTTCAAGACTGTGTTGGCGGCGGCGATGCGCACCGCTGTCGAACGCGCCGAGCTGAGGCTGCCGGTGGCGCGCAGGTTGACCAACGCGGCATGAGCGGCGGCGTCGGTGCCATTCTGCATCTGCAAGCGTGCCAACCGGACGTACGCCAGATCAAACGCGAACGACGCAAAGCCCATCAACACCACGAGGCAGATCGCCATGAGGACGGCGATCGCCCCTGATTGGCGACAGCGCCCGCGCTGGTTCGTTGGGCACACCCTCGCTCGTGCCACAGACCCCCGAGGAACGCTATCAGAGCACCAATACCCCATTTTCGCGGCGTCAGCGGAGTCGCTTATGCACCCGCCTCCTACTCTTGTTATCGACTGATCGTGGTACTTATTTAATGTGCGGCCTACGAGCGGCAATAGCCGCCCGACCTGTCGCGGGGGCTATCCAAGAAGCGCGCTGCCTTCATCTGCGTCAGGCGGCGCTGGTGCACTCCGCGGACTCACATCGACTCGGTCGAGTTCCTTGCGGCTCATGTTGACCAGCTCCCCGTCCTGCGTGAGGCCAACGTGCCGCTTCCAGCCGCCAAAACCGGCCATTTTCATGTGGCTGCTAAAGTTTGATGCGACTGGGGTTTGCACCAAACCTGGCTTGTTCTCCCTTTGCACGGGGCGTACAGTGCCGGGGGAATAATGGACGCCAATCGCCGTGCCTAGCCGAGTCTCCGACATGAACGACACGCCGACGAAAGCAGCGGACCTGGTGACCAGGGAGATCGCCGGCGAAACCCTGATCGTTCCGGTGCGTCGGGGCGCCGTCGACATCAACACTCTCTATGTTCCGAATGTCACCGCCGCCCATCTTTGGAGCCACATCGACGGCAAGCGAACGCTGACTGATTTTGTCGAGCTGTTGCTGCGCACATTTCAAATCGATCGGGCGACAGCCGAAGCAGACGTAAATGATTTTTGTCAATTCGCTGCGCGAGTCCGCCTTGACGAGTGCGGCGCCGTTGAGCGGACAGTCACCTTGACTCAAGCGGCAAATCTCCCCCTGCCCTCGACCAGTTTGGCGTATTCCATCGCTGGCATCGGGATCCGTTTGCGTGCCGCCGCACCCGATGTCCATCTTCTGGCCACCGCCACCCGGCAGGTCTTCGCTTGCTCTCCGGGACCGGACGCGGAGATCGATCTTACGGTCGATTGGATGAGTGATCGAACGGACCCCGTCGCTGATTTGACAACGAACGGCGCGCAGCTGGTTTTCGATTCGGGTTATTTGTGGCGGCTCTATCGCGAGCCGGCCGGCGACTGGGTCGTTCATTTCATTTCCAGACGATTTGGCGCCCGCCCCTACAAGGTTGCCCGACTGTCACCGACCTTTGACCGTGGCAGCGTGCAGGTCGATCGTCGCGATGCTTGGTGAAGCCGCCATGCGCGCCAAGCGGCTGGCCCTTGATTCCGACATTCGCCGGTCGTGGATCCTGTTCGGCGATCCCACCTGGCGCCCGGCGGCGTTCGTGGGTTTGGCTGTGGGAGACGCGGATGCAGGCGCCGACGCGGCCGCCGAACCGATCGCGCGCGACGCCGGCGCCGTCGGCTCCGCCACTGTGGACGCGGCCACCGGCCCCGATTCTACCGGAGCTGCTGCGAAGGACGACGCGGGGTGCGCCTGCACGACGGCCAGATCGGGCGGCAGGGCGGGCGGCGACGCCAGTGGCGCCGGCGCCGCACTTTTGCTGGCGATCTGCGCGTCGCGCCGGCGTCGTGTCCGTCCTGGTACCTTTCCGACTGGGTGAGGAACGAGTACCTTTCTCGATTCTGTGGACTCGATCTTGCGCTGCGCGACCTTCTCTTTTGTCTTGCTGTCACTCCTGGCCGCGCCAGGGGCCGCCGCTGCCGCTGCCCCCGCGGGTGGCGCCGAGCCGGCCGTCGACGAGGCGTACCGCACCGGCATCGAGATGCGCCGCCGGGGCGACGATCGTGGCGCGTTGGCCGCGTTTCAGAAGTCGTACCGCGCCAACCCGGTGCCCCGCACGCTGGCCCAGATCGGCCTGGCCGAACAGGCCCTCGGCCGGTGGGTTGACGCCGAAGCGCACCTGACCGAGGCGATGAAGGCGACCAGCAACCCGTGGATCGTCAAGAACCATGCCTCGCTGGAGCCTGCTCTGACGACGATCGGCGGTCACCTGGGCAGCATCGCCGTCGAGGGCCCCAGGGGCGCCGCCGTCGACGTCAACGGAGCACCGGCCGGAACGCTGCCGCTCGATCACGCCCTGCGCGTGCCTGCCGGCACCGTCGTCCTCAGCGTGCGCGCCCCCGGTTACGTGCCTATGCAGCGGATCGCCACCGTCGCCGCCGAGCAGCTGGCGCGCGAGCAGATCGATCTGGTCTCGCTGTCGCAGGCACCACCCGGCGCGGCCGAACCGCCGCCCTCCGCGCGCACCAGCGGCGGCACGCCGGCGGCGCTCGTTGATCCAGCGCTCCCGGGCACGGGCGAGGCCGGGCAGCCGCCGCCCGGGCAACCCGGGTTGTGGCATCGGCGCGCAGCCTGGACGGCGGCGGGTCTGGGCGCGGTCGCGCTGATCACCGGCGCGACGTTTCATTTCATTCACGAGGACAAGCTGTCGAGCTACAACCGCAAGGACGCCAGCAACGCCGACGTCTGCAACCGGGATGCGGCCGGGCACTTCTTCGGTCCGGCCGACTGCGCCGACGATTACAACGGCGCCGCCAGCGCCAAGACGGGGTTGATCGTCGGGTACACGGCGGCCGTCGTGTTTGGTGGCGTGTCGGCGGCGCTGTTTCTCACCGCACCGTCGGAGCGAGCGGCCTCGACGACGGCGTCGCGCAGTCGTTTGCCATCACCCGAGCGCGTGCTGGGGTGCGGTCCGGGTCCTGGTCAACTGGGTATTGTCTGCGGGGGATTGTTTTGAACGTACACAGTCTCTGCGGTCGGCCCAGGCGGAAAATCGGGTACGGCTGATATCCCATTGGTCACGGTATCGAGGTCAACGAGCGGCCATTCTCCGGCGATTCAATCGCCGGCCGGGCCGCCCCCACCATTGTCCGATGATGCCGACATGGAAGGTTGGAACCCGCCGCAATGAAAGTCCTGGTGATTGACGTGGGTGGCACCAATATCAAGATCAGCACCGGCGGGCGCAAAGAGCCGATCAAGATCCCTTCGGGTCCCGCGATGACCGCCGCGCAAATGGCAAAGGCCGTCAAGAAAGCCACGGCCGGCTGGAGCTATGACGCCGTGTCGATTGGCTTTCCAGGACCGGTGGCAAATCAACGGCCGGCGACGGAGCCTCACAACTTGGGGCCCGGCTGGGTGCGGTTCGACTACCAGAAGGCCTTCGGCAAACCTGTGCGGGTGGTGAACGACGCCGCCATGCAAGCCTTGGGCAGCTACCAGGGAGGACGGATGCTGTTCCTTGGGCTTGGCACCGGCCTCGGCTCGGCGTTCGTGGCCGACGGCCAGCTAGAACCACTTGAGCTGGCGCATCTGCCCTATCGAAACAACGGCACCTACGAGGACTACGTCGGCCTGCGAGGCTATCGGCGACTGGGCCGCAAAAAATGGCGACGCCACGTCACCAAAGTGGTCAAGCTGTTGCAACAGGGTTTGCAGGCCGACTATGTCGTGCTGGGCGGAGGAAACAGCAAGAAGCTGAAGCGCCTCCCGTTCGAGGCGCGACTGGGCGACAACGCCAATGCCATCCTGGGCGGAATCCGACTGTGGAATGCAGCGCCGAAAGGTCGGCGCTGGTCGGTTTCAACGGCACGGCAGAAGGCGCCACCAGGGCGTACCGGCAATGGAAGGCCGCCACGTCGCCTCTCTGGTTCCCCAAGCGGCTGAGTCAGCCCACGGGACAGAAGAACTCCTCGCGTGTGACCTTTCCATTCGCGACGGTGAACAGACCGATCTCGTCAATTGCCCGTCGCTGCCCGTTCGGCTTGAAGGTGATCTCGCTCGTGTCCCGGAAATTCAGCGGCCTCCACGCTCACCGCATCGTCACTGAACAGCGTCGAGAGACATTCTTCGCGCCGGCCTTCTTTGACCAGCGCGACATATTTCTTCCCGACCTCATAGGTGTTCATTGTGGGCTTCTATTTCGTTGATTTGCTTCGCTGCGCCCCGAGCGTGAGTCGTTGCCCAACGTCGGAAAGTGTCCGGCCGTGTTTTACAAGCGTAAATTCTGAATCAACCTGACTGGCGCGTGGTCAGGCGCTGGTCGGCGTGGCTTGCAGGCGGCGCCAGAACAAGTACGAGAGCGCCCAGAGCACGGCGGTGGCCGCCGCCCAGCTCCACACCTTCGGGCCATCGCCCACCGAAAAGTGGGCGATGAGCGCAGAGCCGAGGGTGATGGCGAAGCCGGCGTGGGCCCACTCTTTGAGCCGCGCCGGCACCGGCGCCAGCAGCAGCACCACGCCGAGGAGCTTGGCCCACGAGAGCTCCACCCGGAAGTAGCTGGGGAAGCCGAGGTGGACGAACATCTGCGCCACTTGCGGCAGACGCAGTTGCGCGTAGGCGGTGAAGCCTATCTGCAGGCAGAAGAGCGCCGTGACGATCCAGAAGCCAATCACCAGTCCTTTGGAGCGAGGCACGCTCAGGTCCCCGGGCGAGAGGGCCAGCTGGAGGACTCAACGCCGAACTGCTTGGCGTACTCGGCGTTCAATCGCTGCCAGCCGCCGAACTTCATGGTCTCGGGGCCGACCAGGCGTCCCATGGGCTCACCGGCGAGGAACCGCTCCAGCACATCGAAACAGATGTGCCAGCCCGCCGCGCCCATCGAAATGAACCGACGGTCGATGTTGTGCCAAAGCGTGAGTCGCGTCCCGCCGCTGGGCAGCTGGTCAAGTTCCCAGCGGATGTCCTGTCCGCCCCAGTTGAATTCGAGCAGCTTGGGCGCGTCGGCCCGCTTCACCTCGGTCTCGGAGACAAGCGGCGTCGGCGCCCCCACGGTCGAGAGCTTGGCGGTTCCAACGGCGCCGAGGTCCTGGTCCGCATCGAACGGAGCCCATTCGCGGAGCTGCGCGGGATCGGTGAGCGCCTTCCAAACCTTGGCGGGCGGGTGGGCAAGGTCGCGGATCAGAACCAGCGTCCATTTCTCTCCTTCCTTGCGAACCTCCGCGCCCATCGCGGCCCCTGGCGCATATTGCTCGTGGTTGCTCATGGTCTTTTCTTTCCTTTCACAGAGGGCGCTTTTTCCATCTTGTCCAAGTGCTGCTCCAGGGCATCAACGTGCTTCGACCAGAAGCGCCGGAACGGAACCAGCCACGCGTCGAGCTCCATCAGCGGCTCCGGTCTCAGTCGATAAAGCCGTCGCTGCGCTTCAATTCGTGATTCGACGAATCCCGCCTCTCGCAGCACGCGCAGGTGCTTGGAGACGGACGGCTGCGACAGTCGAAGCTTGCGCTCGATCTCCCCTACCGAACGATCAGACGAGAGCAGCAAGCTCAAGATGGCCCGTCTGTTGGGCTCCGCGACGATGGCAAATGATGATTCCACGGCCGACGAGTCCTTAGGACTGCCCTTTCTTCGAGGATTTCACCTTGCCCGCCTTGTTGAGGGCGACCGCTTGGCGAATCAGCGCTTTGAAGGCGGCCTGATCAACTTTTTGTCCTTCCGGGATGTCGATCGCGCGGCGTACGTTTCCCTCGAGGCTGGAGTTGAAGAGACGGGCGGGATCCTTCAGCGAGGCGCCCCTGGCGAAGGTCAGCTTGACGACCTTCTTGTAAGATTCGCCCGTGCAGATGATGCCGTCGTGGGACCAGATCGGCGTGCCCATCCACTTCCACTCCTCGACGACGTCCGGGTCTGCTTCCTTGATGAGCTTGCGCATTCTGCCCAGGGTTTTCCCACGCCAGTCTCCGAGGTCGGCGATTCTTTGCGAGATGAGCTCCGACGCCGACTGGCCTGGGCTCGCGACCGATTTTTTCATGTTCTCATCCGTTGGCCCGCCTAGGAGGCTCTGCGATGATGGCAAACGATGATTCCACAGCAGACATATAGTCGAGCGTTTATATTCTCGTCAAGGTATATTCAGCGCGCCGCTGTCGTGCTGGCCGCGGGCCGGACCTGCAGGTGCGGGTCGACGCCATCGATCCGGCGCACTTTGTGTTTTCGGTCGTCGGTCCGGGGACTGACCAGGAGATTTCTATCGACGGCGGCGCCCTGCAAGGGTTTCACATCACCTCGCGCGGCGGCTCCGGAACGGACGGCTCGGTTGGTTCTGACGGGACCAGCGGCAGCGACGGCAGCGACGGCAGCGACGCCTTCTGCCCAGACACCGGAGGCAGCGACGGCAGCGACGGCAGCAGCGGCGGCGACGGAACCAGCGGCGGCGATGGAGGCAACGGGCAGGACGGCGGCAACATTCAGGTCACGGTCATCTGCGGCCCGGATGGGTGCTCGGCCGACACGCTCGACCGGATTCAGGCGGTCGTCGTCAGCGAAGGTGGGGCGGCTGGGCAAGGCGGCCGGGGCGGCACCGGTGGGCGCGGCGGTCGCGGTGGCGCCGGCGGTGGGGGAGCGACGTGCACCGACGAAGACGGCTCGACCACGGTCCTGTCGGCAGGTTCATCGGGCCACGACGGCCAGAACGGCGCCGACGGCTTGGCCGGCAATGACGGCGCCGCCGGAAAGCCAGGCCTCGTGACCTGGGTCGTGCCAACCGCAACCGGGGACGGCGGAGCTGATTGATCTGTTCGCGGCCGACGTCACGGGCGGCGACTCCCTTTTCGGCGTCATTTCAGACGTTTGAAAAAAGATCGACCGCCCGGTCGAACGCCGCGCCGGCCGTTCGTCATGTCAGCAGGACCTGGCAGAGGGCCGGCCCGATCCACTTCGAAACGAAGGAGACGACCATGCGCTTCATGATCATGCACAAGAACGACCCACGCACGGAGGCGGGCCAGCCGCCCCCGATGGACCTCGTCGAGAAGATGGGCCAGTTCATCGGCCAGTACGCGCAGTCGGGCCGCTTCGTCGACGGCGCGGGCCTGAGCGGCAGCAAAACGCGCACCCGCCTCACCTTCCGCGATGGGACGTGCACGGTGAAGCACGGCCCGTATCGCGGCGAGCACGAGCTGCCCGCGGCGACGCTGCTACTGAAGGTCAGGTCGCGCGACGAGGCGATCGGCTGGGCCGAGCGCTACGGCAAGATCCTCGGCACCGGCGAGCTTGAGCTTGGCAAGGTGAACGAGCCGTGGGACATCGGCCTTGGATCCCCGCCGGAGAATCCGCCGCTGCAGATCCTGCTTGTCGAGAAGGCCGACCATGCCTCCGAGGCCGGCGGGCGCAGCCCCAAGCAGAAGGGCGAGCTGACCCGGCTCCGGACCGAGATGACCAAGGCCGGCGT includes:
- a CDS encoding PqqD family protein, producing MNDTPTKAADLVTREIAGETLIVPVRRGAVDINTLYVPNVTAAHLWSHIDGKRTLTDFVELLLRTFQIDRATAEADVNDFCQFAARVRLDECGAVERTVTLTQAANLPLPSTSLAYSIAGIGIRLRAAAPDVHLLATATRQVFACSPGPDAEIDLTVDWMSDRTDPVADLTTNGAQLVFDSGYLWRLYREPAGDWVVHFISRRFGARPYKVARLSPTFDRGSVQVDRRDAW
- a CDS encoding YciI family protein — translated: MRFMIMHKNDPRTEAGQPPPMDLVEKMGQFIGQYAQSGRFVDGAGLSGSKTRTRLTFRDGTCTVKHGPYRGEHELPAATLLLKVRSRDEAIGWAERYGKILGTGELELGKVNEPWDIGLGSPPENPPLQILLVEKADHASEAGGRSPKQKGELTRLRTEMTKAGVLVGTNQLQPSAKARRLMFTNNDLRVIDGPFSESKELIGGFAVMELSGMNEAIALCRRYAEILGGTLEIDIRPLTPPEAA
- a CDS encoding ROK family protein — translated: MKVLVIDVGGTNIKISTGGRKEPIKIPSGPAMTAAQMAKAVKKATAGWSYDAVSIGFPGPVANQRPATEPHNLGPGWVRFDYQKAFGKPVRVVNDAAMQALGSYQGGRMLFLGLGTGLGSAFVADGQLEPLELAHLPYRNNGTYEDYVGLRGYRRLGRKKWRRHVTKVVKLLQQGLQADYVVLGGGNSKKLKRLPFEARLGDNANAILGGIRLWNAAPKGRRWSVSTARQKAPPGRTGNGRPPRRLSGSPSG
- a CDS encoding PEGA domain-containing protein, which gives rise to MDSILRCATFSFVLLSLLAAPGAAAAAAPAGGAEPAVDEAYRTGIEMRRRGDDRGALAAFQKSYRANPVPRTLAQIGLAEQALGRWVDAEAHLTEAMKATSNPWIVKNHASLEPALTTIGGHLGSIAVEGPRGAAVDVNGAPAGTLPLDHALRVPAGTVVLSVRAPGYVPMQRIATVAAEQLAREQIDLVSLSQAPPGAAEPPPSARTSGGTPAALVDPALPGTGEAGQPPPGQPGLWHRRAAWTAAGLGAVALITGATFHFIHEDKLSSYNRKDASNADVCNRDAAGHFFGPADCADDYNGAASAKTGLIVGYTAAVVFGGVSAALFLTAPSERAASTTASRSRLPSPERVLGCGPGPGQLGIVCGGLF
- a CDS encoding DoxX family protein, translating into MPRSKGLVIGFWIVTALFCLQIGFTAYAQLRLPQVAQMFVHLGFPSYFRVELSWAKLLGVVLLLAPVPARLKEWAHAGFAITLGSALIAHFSVGDGPKVWSWAAATAVLWALSYLFWRRLQATPTSA
- a CDS encoding metalloregulator ArsR/SmtB family transcription factor, yielding MESSFAIVAEPNRRAILSLLLSSDRSVGEIERKLRLSQPSVSKHLRVLREAGFVESRIEAQRRLYRLRPEPLMELDAWLVPFRRFWSKHVDALEQHLDKMEKAPSVKGKKRP
- a CDS encoding DUF1801 domain-containing protein, whose amino-acid sequence is MKKSVASPGQSASELISQRIADLGDWRGKTLGRMRKLIKEADPDVVEEWKWMGTPIWSHDGIICTGESYKKVVKLTFARGASLKDPARLFNSSLEGNVRRAIDIPEGQKVDQAAFKALIRQAVALNKAGKVKSSKKGQS
- a CDS encoding SRPBCC family protein, with the protein product MSNHEQYAPGAAMGAEVRKEGEKWTLVLIRDLAHPPAKVWKALTDPAQLREWAPFDADQDLGAVGTAKLSTVGAPTPLVSETEVKRADAPKLLEFNWGGQDIRWELDQLPSGGTRLTLWHNIDRRFISMGAAGWHICFDVLERFLAGEPMGRLVGPETMKFGGWQRLNAEYAKQFGVESSSWPSRPGT
- a CDS encoding TadG family pilus assembly protein: MVNLRATGSLSSARSTAVRIAAANTVLNKPLVLRDANVTFGGWDFVGHSFVANTVPANAVMVSGGSVDPTAAAGNVSLAFGRVLGFSQASVTRSSVAAYRVRNIVMELDVTGSFLYNSFAFNGVSCRSDSDCTQPYYSCNGGTCGYPSCSSSGCPIDNAVKATVAMLDALYQLGIPSDQVGLDVFISKSWAVSPLQNLRNNYSGIRVQWNGDGLSSLNVNKKSGLAICSKANADPKWLAIVNWPNHPWMPFCNGLNENENGDAGFYGGTDQGAGIERAIGSLTNQQFQNDGTRAIVLLTDGGPACCSNAQGSNCADGLACNDGSALCNCARHAAQHGRDMADLAASNNISIFTVLFGASPAGIAYGASLVRGFGQPYNTPDSTQLQSILLNIANQIPVSIVR